A window of the Candidatus Microthrix parvicella Bio17-1 genome harbors these coding sequences:
- a CDS encoding alpha/beta hydrolase, protein MNEHIFTFAGSDGLPIHTYRWSGDGTPRAIVQVAHGMGEHAARYRRFAEALVDAGCVVYANDHRGHGRTAGGAERHGDLGEAGWAGLVADLGTLGRRAREEHPDIPLVLFGHSMGSFAVQQFLIEHSGDVDAAVLSGTSALDVIGAGIDPDAEVDLSAFNAPFEPAPTEYEWLSRDRAEVDAYVADEDCGFGLNATAARGMLEGTATTADPEAIARIRSDLPIHLMSGDADPLAGGGELIELVATRYREAGVTDVTVARYPEARHEILNETNRGEVTADLIAWLDTVLV, encoded by the coding sequence ATGAACGAGCACATCTTCACCTTCGCCGGGAGCGACGGGCTCCCGATCCACACGTACCGCTGGAGCGGCGACGGAACCCCGCGGGCCATCGTCCAGGTGGCGCACGGCATGGGCGAGCACGCCGCCCGCTACCGCAGGTTTGCGGAGGCGCTCGTCGACGCCGGATGTGTGGTGTATGCCAACGACCATCGCGGTCACGGACGGACCGCCGGAGGCGCTGAGCGTCACGGCGACCTCGGAGAGGCCGGCTGGGCGGGCCTCGTCGCCGACCTGGGCACCCTCGGACGACGGGCACGTGAGGAGCATCCCGACATCCCGCTGGTGCTGTTTGGTCATTCGATGGGGTCCTTCGCCGTCCAACAGTTCTTGATCGAACACTCCGGTGACGTCGACGCCGCCGTCCTGTCGGGCACTTCGGCGCTCGACGTGATCGGTGCCGGCATCGACCCCGACGCGGAGGTCGACCTCAGCGCCTTCAATGCACCATTCGAGCCGGCGCCGACCGAGTACGAATGGCTCAGCCGGGACCGTGCCGAGGTCGACGCCTACGTCGCCGATGAGGACTGCGGTTTCGGCCTGAATGCAACGGCCGCCCGCGGGATGCTCGAAGGGACAGCGACCACCGCCGATCCGGAAGCGATCGCCAGGATCCGCAGCGACCTTCCAATCCACCTCATGTCCGGCGACGCCGACCCGTTGGCGGGTGGCGGGGAACTGATCGAGTTGGTGGCGACGCGGTACCGGGAGGCCGGGGTCACCGACGTCACCGTTGCCCGTTACCCCGAGGCGCGTCACGAGATCCTCAACGAGACCAACCGCGGCGAGGTCACCGCCGATCTCATCGCGTGGCTTGACACCGTTCTGGTCTGA
- the disA gene encoding DNA integrity scanning diadenylate cyclase DisA has protein sequence MIAKRKQELWDALAAVSPGMPLREGLDRISKARMGALIVVGDGPEVLNVCSGGFLLDAAFTPQRLSELAKMDGAIILSSDSSRIARANVHMVPNPNVPTTETGTRHRTAERVARSVAVPVATVSEDMAVLTVYRGDEKYQLESIPNILNRCDQALQTLERYKSRLNEELASLTAHEVEGLVTLRDVIVVLQRSEMVSRIAEELRHHLIELGADGRLVRLQLRDLMAGVGDERTNLIRDYAPDGIEPGDALERLRALDPGEITDPDDVGDVLELGDGNSVDLAQPMQPRGYRILARILPRLPEPVIDAVVRKCGRFDKLMRASTTELAQLAEVSEQLASVIRDGLSQQAQSSILNRYQ, from the coding sequence GTGATCGCCAAGCGCAAACAGGAATTGTGGGATGCGCTCGCTGCCGTTTCGCCGGGCATGCCGTTGCGCGAGGGGCTCGACCGCATCTCCAAGGCTCGAATGGGTGCACTTATCGTGGTGGGCGACGGACCGGAGGTGCTCAACGTGTGCTCCGGCGGGTTTCTGCTGGATGCAGCCTTCACGCCGCAACGGCTGAGCGAGCTGGCCAAGATGGACGGCGCCATCATCTTGTCGTCCGACTCGTCTCGAATCGCCAGGGCCAACGTGCACATGGTGCCCAACCCAAATGTGCCCACCACCGAGACCGGCACTCGGCATCGCACCGCCGAACGGGTGGCGCGGTCGGTTGCGGTGCCGGTTGCCACCGTGTCCGAGGACATGGCCGTGCTCACCGTGTACCGCGGTGACGAGAAGTACCAGCTGGAATCGATTCCCAACATCCTCAACCGTTGCGACCAGGCACTGCAGACATTGGAGCGGTACAAGAGTCGTCTCAACGAGGAGCTTGCCAGCCTGACCGCCCACGAGGTGGAGGGTCTGGTGACCCTGCGCGACGTGATCGTTGTGCTCCAGCGCTCCGAGATGGTCAGCCGCATTGCCGAGGAACTGCGCCACCACCTGATCGAGTTGGGTGCCGACGGCCGCCTGGTGAGGCTGCAACTGCGGGATCTCATGGCAGGGGTGGGCGACGAGCGCACCAACCTGATTCGGGATTATGCGCCGGATGGGATCGAGCCCGGCGATGCGCTGGAGCGGCTGCGTGCGCTCGACCCGGGCGAGATCACCGACCCGGACGACGTGGGTGACGTGCTCGAGCTTGGTGACGGCAACTCGGTGGATCTCGCCCAGCCGATGCAGCCACGTGGCTACCGCATTCTCGCCCGGATCCTGCCCCGCCTGCCCGAACCCGTGATCGACGCGGTGGTGCGCAAGTGCGGCCGCTTCGACAAGCTGATGCGGGCCTCCACCACGGAGTTGGCTCAACTGGCCGAGGTCAGCGAGCAGTTGGCGTCGGTGATTCGCGATGGCCTGAGCCAGCAGGCGCAGTCGTCGATCCTCAACCGCTACCAGTAG
- a CDS encoding dienelactone hydrolase family protein — MRITLPTGTPAEIARPDGDLTPTRGLVMMSDIHGLRPLFDEHAQRVADAEGWVVVVPEMWPGREQLNVTKRLASVNELRDDDKLADLLAAAAATDCETVGVMGFCMGGMYAMKASSSGRFDAAVSFYGMIRMPRAWRAPHQADAIDSVTAPGACPVLALCGTNDKWLPHAELDELAEVACVVRYPGADHAFAQDPDGAHYRAEDAADAWARALTFLRSRGKSTEVIA, encoded by the coding sequence GTGCGTATCACCCTGCCCACCGGGACCCCCGCCGAGATCGCCCGACCCGACGGTGACCTCACCCCCACCCGAGGGCTGGTGATGATGAGCGATATCCACGGCCTGCGGCCACTGTTCGACGAGCATGCTCAGCGGGTGGCCGACGCCGAGGGTTGGGTGGTGGTCGTGCCCGAGATGTGGCCTGGACGCGAGCAGCTGAACGTGACCAAGCGTCTGGCCTCGGTCAACGAATTGCGTGACGATGACAAGTTGGCCGATCTTCTGGCGGCGGCCGCTGCCACCGACTGCGAGACCGTTGGTGTCATGGGCTTTTGCATGGGTGGCATGTATGCAATGAAGGCCTCGTCGTCGGGTCGATTCGACGCTGCGGTGAGCTTCTACGGGATGATTCGTATGCCCAGGGCGTGGCGTGCGCCCCATCAGGCCGATGCGATCGACTCGGTGACGGCGCCAGGCGCGTGCCCGGTGCTGGCGCTGTGCGGCACGAACGACAAGTGGCTGCCCCACGCTGAGCTTGATGAGCTGGCCGAGGTGGCCTGCGTGGTTCGTTACCCCGGCGCCGACCACGCGTTTGCCCAGGATCCGGACGGTGCCCATTACCGAGCCGAGGATGCCGCTGATGCGTGGGCCAGGGCGTTGACGTTTCTTCGTAGCCGTGGCAAGAGCACGGAGGTCATCGCTTGA
- a CDS encoding heme-binding beta-barrel domain-containing protein produces MAGRSTPLVVELPRQPGRRENRWAHLLGENLGVQPADPQLGDGRPSVERHVGAPAVSTPGPHTVGAAAPPMSPALEPFRSMLGRWEGDGVGEYPTIDDFAYTETITFASLADKPVIQYTSTTRHADDGRPLHAETGYLRVLGESKLELVVAQAPGLIEAGSGIATHPGGADDRHAVRLVIDSTIVSGTTTAKEVTATERCYLVTGGRLEYDIAMAAVGHPMTHHLTAELKRVGAASAL; encoded by the coding sequence TTGGCCGGTCGCAGCACACCACTGGTTGTCGAACTGCCACGCCAGCCTGGACGACGTGAGAATCGCTGGGCCCATCTGCTGGGCGAGAACCTCGGCGTCCAGCCCGCCGACCCGCAGCTTGGCGATGGGCGGCCGTCCGTCGAGCGCCACGTGGGCGCGCCTGCGGTATCGACCCCGGGACCCCACACGGTCGGCGCCGCTGCGCCGCCGATGTCTCCGGCACTCGAACCGTTTCGATCGATGCTGGGTCGCTGGGAGGGCGACGGCGTGGGGGAGTATCCCACCATTGACGACTTCGCCTACACCGAGACGATCACCTTTGCATCCTTGGCGGACAAGCCGGTGATCCAGTACACCTCAACCACCAGGCACGCTGACGATGGCCGCCCGCTCCATGCCGAGACCGGTTACCTGAGGGTGCTCGGGGAGTCGAAGTTGGAGCTGGTGGTGGCCCAGGCTCCGGGGCTGATCGAGGCCGGCTCAGGCATCGCCACCCACCCGGGCGGTGCCGATGATCGACATGCGGTCCGGCTGGTCATCGATTCCACGATCGTCAGTGGCACGACAACCGCCAAGGAGGTGACCGCAACCGAACGGTGCTACCTGGTGACGGGCGGTCGGCTTGAATATGACATAGCGATGGCGGCGGTCGGCCACCCGATGACGCATCACCTCACCGCCGAGCTCAAGCGGGTGGGCGCGGCGTCAGCCCTGTAG
- a CDS encoding Crp/Fnr family transcriptional regulator — protein MERSKLSEVTLFAALTDAELDRVIEASSDLDLVRGDVLFKEDEAADALFVVESGRVAIGNRSIDGRESMVALMESGDLFGEMSLFDGTGRSADARALEPSMVLSVPFQPLRDILDDRPALLWEVVKMLSGRLRHMDAALADAFFLDVTGRTAKRLLELAGDADDFEIPITQEELAGLIGASRERVNKAISAFMRLGWIEQHDRSYAILKRRELEIRAR, from the coding sequence GTGGAACGTTCCAAGCTTTCCGAAGTCACCCTGTTTGCGGCACTGACCGACGCCGAGCTCGATCGGGTGATCGAGGCCTCATCAGATCTCGACCTGGTACGCGGCGACGTGTTGTTCAAGGAGGACGAGGCAGCAGACGCACTGTTCGTTGTTGAGTCCGGCCGGGTTGCCATCGGCAACCGCTCCATCGACGGCCGCGAGTCGATGGTCGCCCTCATGGAGTCCGGCGACCTGTTTGGCGAAATGAGCCTGTTCGACGGCACCGGCCGCTCCGCCGACGCCCGTGCGCTCGAACCCTCGATGGTGCTCTCAGTTCCCTTTCAACCGCTGCGGGACATCCTCGACGACCGTCCCGCATTGCTGTGGGAGGTGGTCAAGATGCTCAGCGGGCGTCTCCGCCACATGGACGCTGCGCTGGCCGACGCCTTCTTCTTGGACGTCACCGGCCGCACCGCCAAGCGCCTGCTGGAACTCGCCGGTGACGCCGACGACTTCGAGATCCCCATCACCCAGGAGGAACTGGCCGGGTTGATCGGCGCCAGCCGGGAACGGGTCAACAAGGCAATCTCGGCGTTCATGCGCCTTGGGTGGATCGAACAGCACGACCGGAGCTACGCCATCCTCAAACGGCGTGAGTTGGAGATCCGAGCCCGCTGA